Proteins encoded within one genomic window of Bradyrhizobium sp. AZCC 1719:
- the pdxH gene encoding pyridoxamine 5'-phosphate oxidase, which yields MTDTTSIKHPTPLTSGDFTAAEEPFALFAEWFAEAVKSEPNDPNAMALATVDSDGLPDVRMVLMKGYDADGFVFYSHIASQKGRELAANPKAALLFHWKSLRRQVRIRGSVTPVTDAEADAYFATRPKQAQIGAWASKQSQPLESRFAFEQAIAKVAAKYVIGEVPRPSGWSGWRITPQRFEFWHDRPYRLHDRIEFRRDAPDGAWSKVRLYP from the coding sequence ATGACGGACACGACCTCCATCAAACACCCGACACCGTTAACATCGGGTGATTTTACCGCGGCCGAGGAACCGTTTGCGCTGTTCGCCGAGTGGTTTGCAGAAGCCGTGAAGTCCGAGCCGAACGATCCCAACGCGATGGCGCTGGCGACCGTCGACTCTGACGGGCTGCCGGATGTCCGGATGGTGCTGATGAAAGGCTATGATGCGGATGGTTTCGTGTTCTACAGCCACATCGCCAGCCAGAAGGGCCGCGAACTCGCCGCAAATCCTAAGGCCGCTTTACTATTTCACTGGAAGTCGCTGCGCCGTCAGGTGCGCATCCGCGGCAGCGTGACGCCGGTGACGGACGCGGAAGCCGACGCCTATTTCGCGACGCGTCCGAAGCAGGCGCAGATCGGCGCCTGGGCCAGCAAGCAGTCGCAGCCGCTGGAGAGCCGCTTCGCCTTCGAGCAGGCAATCGCCAAGGTCGCGGCCAAATACGTCATCGGCGAAGTGCCGCGCCCATCCGGCTGGAGCGGTTGGCGTATTACGCCCCAGCGTTTCGAATTCTGGCACGACCGACCGTACCGCCTGCACGACCGCATCGAATTCCGCCGCGATGCGCCCGATGGCGCATGGTCCAAGGTAAGGCTCTATCCATGA
- a CDS encoding RT0821/Lpp0805 family surface protein — protein sequence MTLILIGLGSGGCSLSRPDAYARMHAADVTGALGKQSPVPTESDLAFARTAASDVLTKGDKDSSQPWENPETGARGSVTPLSQAYSAEDGRTCRDFLASYVNGRSESWLQGAACKAGHGRWEIHTIKPWTRG from the coding sequence ATGACGTTGATTTTGATCGGTCTCGGCTCGGGCGGCTGCAGCCTGTCGCGTCCGGATGCCTACGCCAGGATGCACGCTGCCGACGTCACGGGGGCATTGGGCAAGCAATCGCCGGTGCCGACCGAGAGCGATCTCGCCTTTGCCCGCACCGCCGCCTCCGACGTGCTGACCAAGGGCGACAAGGATTCCAGCCAGCCCTGGGAAAATCCGGAAACCGGCGCGCGCGGCTCGGTGACGCCGCTTTCCCAGGCCTATTCTGCGGAAGATGGGCGCACCTGCCGGGATTTCCTGGCGAGCTACGTCAACGGCCGCTCGGAAAGCTGGCTGCAGGGCGCCGCCTGCAAGGCCGGCCATGGTCGATGGGAAATCCATACGATTAAGCCGTGGACGAGGGGATAA
- a CDS encoding fatty-acid--CoA ligase, giving the protein MLGLMQDWPLLCHRIIEHAAKYHGTQEVVTRSVEGPIHRTNYAEIHARALKVSQRLDRDGIKLGDRVATIAWNTWRHLECWYGIMGIGAICHTVNPRLFPDQIAWIINHAQDRVVITDTTFVPILEKIAANLPSVERYIVLTDKAHMPQTTLKNAVAYEDWIAEADGKFTWKDFDENTAAAMCYTSGTTGDPKGVLYSHRSNVLHGLMANNVDALGTSAAETMLPVVPLFHANSWGIAFSAPSMGTKLVMPGAKLDGASVYELLDTEKVTHTAGVPTVWLMLLNHMSANNLKLPHLKSVVCGGSAMPRSMIKSFVDMGVRVRHAWGMTEMSPIGTVAALKPPFAELTGEERLDILQAQGYPPFGVEMKITDDAGKELPWDGKTFGRLKVSGPAVAKAYFKVDTDILDEEGYFDTGDVATIDQHGYMRITDRSKDVIKSGGEWISSIDLENLAVGHPAVAEAAVIGVYHPKWDERPLLIVQLKAGQQASREDILKFMDGKIAKWWMPDDVVFVDGIPHTATGKILKTALREQFKSYRFPNAAA; this is encoded by the coding sequence ATGCTCGGATTGATGCAAGACTGGCCTTTGCTTTGCCATCGGATTATCGAACACGCGGCGAAGTATCACGGCACGCAAGAGGTCGTCACGCGGTCGGTCGAAGGTCCCATTCATCGCACCAATTACGCCGAAATTCATGCGCGCGCGCTGAAAGTATCGCAACGGCTCGACCGCGACGGCATCAAGCTCGGCGACCGTGTCGCCACCATCGCCTGGAACACCTGGCGCCATCTCGAGTGCTGGTACGGCATCATGGGAATCGGCGCGATTTGCCACACCGTCAATCCGCGGCTGTTCCCCGACCAGATCGCCTGGATCATCAACCACGCGCAGGACCGCGTGGTGATCACCGATACCACCTTCGTGCCGATCCTGGAAAAGATCGCGGCCAACCTGCCGAGCGTCGAGCGCTACATCGTGCTGACCGACAAGGCGCATATGCCGCAGACCACGCTGAAGAACGCGGTCGCCTATGAGGATTGGATCGCGGAAGCGGATGGCAAGTTCACGTGGAAGGACTTTGACGAGAATACAGCGGCCGCGATGTGCTACACTTCGGGCACCACGGGCGACCCCAAAGGCGTGTTGTATTCGCATCGCTCCAACGTGCTGCACGGGCTGATGGCCAACAACGTCGACGCGCTCGGCACCAGCGCCGCCGAGACCATGCTGCCGGTGGTGCCGTTGTTCCATGCCAATAGCTGGGGCATCGCATTCTCCGCGCCTTCGATGGGCACCAAGCTCGTGATGCCCGGCGCCAAGCTCGACGGTGCTTCGGTCTATGAACTGCTCGACACCGAGAAAGTCACCCATACCGCCGGCGTGCCGACGGTGTGGCTGATGCTGCTGAACCACATGTCGGCCAACAATCTGAAACTGCCCCACCTGAAGAGCGTGGTGTGCGGCGGCTCGGCGATGCCGCGCTCGATGATCAAGTCGTTCGTCGACATGGGCGTGCGCGTGCGCCATGCCTGGGGCATGACCGAGATGAGCCCGATCGGAACCGTAGCCGCGCTGAAGCCGCCGTTCGCCGAACTCACCGGCGAGGAGCGGCTCGACATCCTGCAGGCCCAGGGCTACCCGCCGTTCGGCGTGGAGATGAAGATCACTGACGATGCCGGCAAGGAACTGCCGTGGGACGGCAAGACCTTCGGCCGCCTCAAGGTGAGCGGGCCTGCGGTCGCCAAGGCCTATTTCAAGGTCGATACCGACATCCTCGACGAGGAAGGCTATTTCGACACCGGTGACGTCGCCACCATCGACCAGCATGGCTACATGCGGATCACCGACCGCTCCAAGGACGTCATCAAGTCCGGCGGCGAATGGATCTCGTCGATCGACCTGGAAAACCTTGCGGTCGGCCATCCCGCGGTCGCGGAGGCCGCTGTCATCGGCGTCTATCATCCCAAATGGGACGAACGTCCGCTGCTGATCGTGCAACTCAAGGCCGGCCAGCAGGCAAGCCGCGAGGACATCCTGAAATTCATGGATGGCAAGATCGCGAAATGGTGGATGCCCGACGACGTCGTCTTTGTCGACGGCATCCCCCACACCGCAACCGGCAAGATCCTGAAGACGGCGCTGCGCGAGCAGTTCAAGAGCTACCGCTTCCCGAACGCGGCGGCGTGA
- a CDS encoding SDR family NAD(P)-dependent oxidoreductase: MPSSSNAPRRTLLLTGASRGIGHATAIRFSSAGWRVITCSRHAFPEVCPWGAGPEDHIEVDLGSHDDTVRAISEIRRRLENDELHALVNNAAISPKAPDGGRLGTMDTDVETWNHVFHVNFFAPIMIARGLLEELKHARGAVVNVTSIAGSRVHPFAGAAYATSKAALAALTREMAFDFGRVGVRVNAIAPGEIDTSILSPGTEKIVEQQIPMHRLGTPDEVAKIIYVLCTETSSYVNGAEIHINGGQHV; this comes from the coding sequence ATGCCCTCTTCATCCAACGCGCCGCGGCGCACGTTGCTCCTGACCGGTGCCAGCCGCGGCATCGGCCATGCCACCGCGATCCGGTTTTCCTCGGCCGGCTGGCGCGTCATCACCTGTTCGCGGCATGCCTTCCCGGAAGTCTGCCCGTGGGGCGCCGGCCCGGAGGATCACATCGAGGTCGACCTCGGCAGCCATGACGACACCGTGCGCGCGATTTCGGAGATTCGCAGGCGGCTGGAGAACGACGAGCTGCACGCGCTGGTCAACAACGCGGCGATCTCGCCGAAGGCGCCGGACGGCGGGCGGCTCGGCACCATGGACACCGATGTCGAAACCTGGAACCACGTCTTTCACGTCAACTTCTTCGCGCCGATCATGATCGCGCGCGGACTGCTCGAGGAGTTGAAACACGCCAGGGGCGCGGTGGTGAACGTCACCTCGATCGCGGGCTCGCGCGTGCACCCGTTCGCGGGCGCGGCCTATGCGACCTCGAAGGCGGCGCTTGCCGCGCTGACCCGCGAGATGGCGTTCGATTTCGGCCGCGTCGGCGTCCGCGTCAACGCGATCGCGCCCGGCGAGATCGACACCTCGATCCTGTCGCCGGGCACCGAGAAGATCGTCGAGCAGCAGATTCCGATGCACCGCCTCGGCACGCCGGACGAGGTCGCCAAAATCATCTATGTGCTGTGTACGGAAACCAGTTCGTATGTGAACGGCGCCGAGATCCACATCAACGGCGGCCAGCACGTTTAG
- the ribB gene encoding 3,4-dihydroxy-2-butanone-4-phosphate synthase, with amino-acid sequence MADSIQEVLQAFAKGELVVVTDDDDREGEGDLIVAASLCTAEKMAFIIRHTSGIVCAPITTDDARRLRLDPMVAHNESNHTTAFTVSIDYKPDGGTGISAEERASCCRALANPNAGANDFARPGHIFPLIARDGGVLLRSGHTEAAVDLCKLSGLPPVGVISELMNDDGTVMKGEQVTKFAATHKLKHVTIADMIAYRQAREKLIERVATFTTDSPIGPLQGYAYRSPFDEIAHAAFVYNGIGDGKNVLTRLHKPNIVKDLFTGQARMQIVLDHFKKAGRGVLVYLRDGAAGVPVEPVGEQKTAEADRHRQWREVGVGAQILRDLGITSIINLTSSVHDYKGLSGFGIEIVSNERLE; translated from the coding sequence ATGGCCGATAGCATCCAGGAAGTTCTGCAAGCCTTTGCCAAAGGCGAACTCGTCGTCGTCACCGACGATGACGATCGCGAGGGCGAGGGCGATCTGATCGTTGCGGCTTCGCTCTGCACCGCGGAGAAGATGGCATTCATTATCCGCCACACCTCCGGCATCGTCTGCGCGCCGATCACCACCGACGACGCCAGGCGGCTGCGGCTGGATCCGATGGTGGCGCATAACGAGTCCAATCACACCACCGCCTTTACCGTCTCGATCGACTACAAGCCCGATGGCGGCACCGGCATTTCGGCGGAGGAGCGCGCCTCCTGCTGCCGCGCGCTCGCCAATCCCAACGCCGGCGCCAATGATTTTGCCCGGCCCGGTCACATCTTTCCGCTGATCGCCCGCGACGGCGGCGTGCTGCTGCGCTCCGGCCATACCGAAGCGGCGGTCGATCTCTGCAAGCTTTCCGGCCTGCCGCCGGTCGGCGTCATCTCTGAATTGATGAACGACGACGGCACTGTGATGAAGGGCGAGCAGGTGACGAAATTCGCCGCCACTCACAAACTCAAGCACGTCACAATCGCTGACATGATCGCTTACCGTCAGGCGCGCGAAAAGCTGATCGAGCGGGTCGCAACGTTTACCACCGACAGCCCGATCGGTCCGCTGCAGGGCTATGCCTATCGCTCGCCATTCGACGAGATCGCACATGCTGCCTTCGTCTATAACGGCATCGGCGACGGCAAGAACGTGCTGACGCGCTTGCACAAGCCCAATATCGTCAAGGATCTCTTCACCGGCCAGGCGCGGATGCAAATCGTGCTGGACCATTTCAAGAAGGCCGGCCGCGGCGTGCTGGTTTACTTGCGCGACGGCGCGGCCGGAGTTCCCGTCGAGCCGGTCGGCGAACAGAAAACGGCAGAGGCGGACAGGCACCGGCAATGGCGTGAAGTCGGCGTTGGTGCCCAGATCCTGCGCGATCTCGGCATCACCTCGATCATCAATCTCACCTCGTCGGTGCACGACTACAAGGGGTTATCCGGCTTCGGCATCGAGATCGTTTCCAACGAAAGGTTGGAGTAG
- a CDS encoding DUF1499 domain-containing protein, whose translation MARRFSAPYQSEPVSSLATWSRNLAIFAVVAVVVSIIIVRFGFLEVKPALATFFGALGLAVLSILVGLAAFAAIWQNGSRGMGRILLAFLINALLLAYPAYLALQYRKLPPIHDITTNPIDPPRFEALARLRSGEGANSAVYAGLYSAEQQRIAYPDIETVELEVPPQRAYEVTLALVTKRKWLVIDERPPQPPRRIARIEAVARTPIMGFREDISIRITPDGDESRVDIRSSSRYFESDLGSNAARVSKLIEDINAAVDNAKPAAPKKPQAPAKAQAKNVKK comes from the coding sequence ATGGCCCGAAGGTTTTCCGCTCCCTACCAGTCGGAGCCCGTGTCCAGCCTCGCCACCTGGTCGCGCAACCTCGCCATCTTCGCCGTGGTCGCGGTGGTGGTGTCGATCATCATCGTCCGCTTCGGCTTCCTGGAGGTAAAACCCGCGCTGGCGACGTTCTTCGGCGCGCTCGGTTTGGCCGTGCTTTCCATCCTGGTGGGCCTCGCTGCCTTTGCGGCGATCTGGCAGAACGGCTCGCGCGGCATGGGCCGGATCCTGCTGGCGTTCCTGATCAACGCCCTCCTGCTCGCCTACCCGGCCTACCTCGCCCTGCAATACCGCAAGCTGCCGCCGATCCACGACATCACCACCAATCCGATCGATCCGCCGCGCTTCGAGGCGCTGGCCCGGCTGCGCAGCGGCGAAGGCGCCAACTCAGCGGTCTATGCCGGACTCTATTCGGCCGAGCAGCAGCGGATCGCCTATCCCGACATCGAGACCGTGGAACTCGAAGTTCCCCCGCAGCGGGCCTATGAGGTGACGCTGGCGCTGGTCACTAAGCGCAAATGGCTCGTGATCGACGAACGGCCGCCGCAGCCGCCGCGCCGCATCGCCCGCATCGAGGCGGTGGCGCGAACGCCGATCATGGGATTCCGCGAGGACATCTCGATCCGCATCACGCCCGACGGCGACGAATCGCGCGTCGATATCCGCTCCTCCTCGCGCTATTTCGAAAGCGACCTCGGCAGCAACGCCGCCCGCGTCTCAAAGCTGATCGAGGACATCAACGCCGCCGTCGATAACGCCAAACCGGCGGCGCCGAAGAAGCCGCAGGCGCCGGCCAAGGCCCAGGCGAAGAATGTGAAAAAGTGA
- a CDS encoding magnesium transporter CorA family protein — MFSVFVPFESTLKKLPAVDPAALPDNAVWIDLLNPTGQEDRAVERLAGIAVPTREDMQEIEISSRLYIESGARYMTATLMCQSDTDMPKTTAVTFILAGHRLVTVRYDEPKPFALVEHKLARSCLPGISGEMVLMELLDAVIDRCADILERAGAEVDQVSHDIFEPESARHGQAKRYSQILIAIGRKGDLVSKIRESLVSIGRVVTFLSAVVEGVKWSKDMREQLKTMQRDVGSLTDHASYLSNKITFTLDAMLGVVNLEQNNIIKLFSVMAVVLMPPTLIASVYGMNFKVMPELEWPHGYPMALIMMLMAAVLPYLFFRWKKWL, encoded by the coding sequence ATGTTTTCGGTGTTTGTTCCCTTCGAATCTACCCTGAAGAAGCTCCCGGCCGTGGACCCGGCGGCATTGCCGGACAATGCGGTCTGGATCGACCTGTTGAACCCGACGGGGCAGGAGGACCGCGCGGTCGAGCGGCTGGCCGGGATCGCGGTGCCGACCCGGGAAGACATGCAGGAGATCGAGATTTCCAGCCGGCTCTACATTGAGAGCGGCGCCCGCTACATGACCGCGACGCTGATGTGCCAATCCGACACCGATATGCCGAAGACCACGGCCGTCACTTTCATCCTCGCCGGTCACCGTCTGGTAACGGTGCGCTACGACGAGCCGAAGCCGTTTGCGCTCGTTGAGCACAAGCTGGCGCGCTCATGCCTGCCGGGGATATCGGGCGAGATGGTGCTGATGGAACTGCTCGACGCGGTGATCGACCGCTGTGCCGACATTCTGGAGCGCGCCGGCGCCGAGGTCGACCAGGTCTCGCACGACATCTTCGAGCCCGAAAGCGCACGGCATGGCCAGGCCAAGCGATACTCGCAGATCCTGATCGCGATCGGGCGCAAGGGGGATCTGGTCTCCAAGATCCGCGAGAGCCTGGTCTCGATCGGCCGCGTCGTCACCTTCCTGTCGGCGGTGGTGGAGGGTGTCAAATGGTCCAAGGACATGCGCGAGCAGCTCAAGACCATGCAGCGCGACGTCGGTTCCCTGACCGACCACGCCTCGTACCTCTCCAACAAGATCACCTTCACGCTCGACGCCATGCTCGGCGTCGTCAATCTCGAACAGAACAACATCATCAAGCTGTTCTCGGTGATGGCGGTGGTGCTGATGCCGCCGACCTTGATCGCCTCGGTCTACGGCATGAACTTCAAGGTGATGCCGGAACTCGAATGGCCTCACGGCTATCCGATGGCGCTCATCATGATGCTCATGGCAGCAGTGCTGCCGTACTTGTTCTTCAGATGGAAGAAGTGGTTGTAG
- a CDS encoding MBL fold metallo-hydrolase, translated as MADNDDIPFNRDFPLKPGVVDEVRPDIRRVLCNNPSPFTFTGTVSYIVGKGNVAIIDPGPDDEAHAKALLDAVRGETVTHILVTHTHRDHSPNTARIKAATGAPVYAEGPHRASRPRFESEKHNPESGADRDFRPDIEVKNGDVIEGQGWALEAVATPGHTANHLAFAWPERKINFVGDHVMGWSTSIVAPPDGSMIDYMASLARLEAREEDLYFSGHGPEIPEGPRYVRFLTRHRQAREASILHRLAKGEADIPTMVRAIYIGIDPRLTSAAGYSVLAHLEDLVARGIVATDGDPVIGGTYRLA; from the coding sequence ATGGCCGACAATGACGACATCCCGTTCAATCGCGATTTTCCGCTGAAGCCTGGCGTCGTCGATGAGGTGCGTCCGGACATCCGGCGTGTCCTCTGCAATAACCCAAGCCCGTTCACCTTCACCGGAACGGTCAGCTACATCGTAGGCAAGGGCAATGTCGCGATCATCGATCCCGGTCCCGATGACGAAGCGCATGCCAAGGCGTTGCTCGACGCCGTGCGCGGCGAGACGGTGACGCATATTCTCGTCACCCACACCCACCGCGACCATTCGCCGAACACCGCACGGATCAAGGCGGCCACCGGCGCGCCCGTTTATGCCGAGGGGCCGCACCGCGCCTCGCGGCCACGCTTCGAGAGCGAAAAGCACAATCCGGAATCCGGCGCCGACCGCGATTTCAGGCCCGACATCGAGGTCAAGAACGGCGACGTCATCGAAGGGCAGGGCTGGGCGCTGGAGGCGGTCGCAACCCCCGGCCACACCGCCAATCACCTGGCGTTCGCTTGGCCCGAGCGAAAGATCAATTTCGTCGGCGACCACGTGATGGGCTGGTCGACCTCGATCGTCGCGCCCCCGGACGGATCGATGATCGACTACATGGCCTCGCTGGCGCGGCTGGAGGCTCGCGAAGAGGATCTGTATTTTTCAGGCCACGGGCCGGAAATTCCGGAAGGGCCGCGTTACGTCCGCTTCCTGACCCGGCACCGCCAGGCCCGCGAAGCCTCAATCCTGCATCGGCTTGCCAAGGGAGAGGCCGACATTCCGACCATGGTCCGCGCGATCTATATCGGCATCGACCCGCGGCTGACGAGTGCCGCCGGCTATTCCGTGCTGGCGCATCTGGAAGACCTGGTCGCCCGCGGGATCGTGGCGACGGATGGTGATCCGGTGATCGGTGGGACGTACCGGTTGGCTTGA
- a CDS encoding L,D-transpeptidase yields the protein MSSLKVILGLLAAGLALSGCMPATTYQAAPEATLKPNDKAQLAKARYAAVKPPEPFRRAIVDYHRKELPGTIVVDSDNHYLYLVQDGGKAIRYGVTVGEEALAFSGIARVGNMAEWPKWTPTADIHKRIEGLPASVPGGVDNPLGARALYLYQGNRDTLFRIHGTNQPEYIGASISSGCIRMTNEDVIDLYSRVKTGTVVVVLEPKQGDSPFNSKMALQGGGNSGPMAQ from the coding sequence ATGTCGTCGCTGAAAGTAATTTTGGGGCTGCTCGCCGCCGGCCTTGCGTTGTCTGGCTGCATGCCGGCAACCACCTATCAAGCCGCCCCTGAAGCCACCCTCAAGCCGAACGACAAGGCCCAGCTCGCCAAGGCGCGCTACGCCGCGGTCAAGCCCCCAGAGCCGTTCCGCCGCGCCATCGTCGACTATCACCGCAAGGAACTGCCCGGTACCATCGTTGTCGATTCCGACAACCACTACCTCTATCTGGTCCAGGACGGCGGCAAGGCGATCCGCTATGGCGTCACCGTCGGCGAGGAAGCCCTCGCATTCTCCGGCATCGCGCGCGTCGGCAACATGGCCGAATGGCCGAAATGGACGCCGACCGCCGACATTCACAAGCGTATCGAAGGCCTGCCAGCTTCGGTGCCCGGCGGCGTCGACAATCCGCTCGGCGCCCGCGCGCTCTACCTGTATCAGGGCAACCGCGACACGCTGTTCCGCATCCACGGCACCAACCAGCCGGAATATATCGGCGCCTCGATCTCGTCGGGCTGCATCCGCATGACCAACGAAGACGTCATCGACCTCTACAGCCGGGTGAAGACGGGCACCGTGGTCGTCGTGCTCGAGCCCAAGCAGGGTGACTCGCCGTTCAATTCCAAGATGGCGCTGCAGGGCGGCGGCAACAGCGGCCCGATGGCGCAGTAG
- a CDS encoding acyl-CoA dehydrogenase — protein sequence MSVRPQAKDKPAAASFQWDDPFLLDDQLTEDERMIRDTARAYAQDKLLPRVINAYLEEKTDREIFNEMGELGLIGVTLPEEYGCANASYVAYGLVAREIERVDSGYRSMNSVQSSLVMYPIYAYGDENQRKKYLPKLATGEWVGCFGLTEPDAGSDPGGMKTRAEKVSDGYRISGSKMWISNAPIADVFVVWAKSAAHDNQIRGFILEKGMKGLSAPKVGGKLSLRASITGEIVMDGVVVPESALLPNVSGLKGPFGCLNRARYGISWGAMGAAEDCMHRARQYTLDRKQFNRPLAATQLVQKKLADMETEIALGLQASLRVGRLMDEGKMAPEMISIVKRNNCGKALDIARVSRDMHGGNGIQIEYHVMRHTANLETVNTYEGTHDVHALILGRAITGIQAFS from the coding sequence ATGAGCGTGCGCCCTCAAGCCAAGGACAAGCCGGCGGCGGCTTCCTTCCAGTGGGACGATCCGTTCCTGCTCGACGACCAGCTCACCGAAGACGAGCGCATGATCCGCGACACCGCGCGTGCCTATGCGCAGGACAAGCTGTTGCCGCGCGTCATCAATGCGTATCTGGAAGAGAAGACCGACCGCGAGATCTTCAATGAAATGGGCGAACTCGGCCTGATCGGCGTCACGCTGCCGGAAGAATATGGCTGCGCGAACGCGAGCTACGTCGCCTATGGCCTGGTGGCGCGCGAGATCGAGCGGGTCGATTCCGGCTATCGCTCGATGAACTCGGTGCAGTCGTCGCTGGTGATGTACCCGATCTACGCCTATGGCGACGAGAACCAGCGCAAGAAATACCTGCCGAAGCTTGCCACCGGCGAGTGGGTCGGCTGCTTCGGCTTGACCGAGCCGGATGCCGGCTCCGATCCCGGCGGCATGAAGACCCGCGCCGAGAAGGTATCCGACGGCTATCGCATCAGCGGCAGCAAGATGTGGATTTCCAACGCCCCGATCGCCGACGTTTTCGTCGTCTGGGCCAAGTCGGCCGCACATGACAACCAGATCCGCGGCTTCATTCTCGAGAAGGGCATGAAAGGCCTGTCGGCGCCGAAGGTCGGCGGCAAGCTGTCCTTGCGCGCCTCGATTACCGGCGAGATCGTGATGGACGGCGTGGTGGTGCCGGAGAGCGCGCTGCTGCCCAATGTATCGGGCCTGAAGGGACCGTTCGGCTGCCTCAACCGCGCCCGCTACGGCATCTCGTGGGGTGCGATGGGTGCCGCGGAAGACTGCATGCACCGCGCGCGGCAATACACGCTCGACCGCAAGCAGTTCAACCGGCCGCTAGCGGCAACGCAGCTCGTGCAGAAGAAGCTCGCCGACATGGAAACCGAGATTGCGCTCGGCCTTCAGGCCTCATTGCGCGTCGGCCGCCTGATGGACGAGGGCAAGATGGCCCCGGAAATGATCTCGATCGTCAAGCGCAACAATTGCGGCAAGGCGCTCGACATCGCCCGTGTCTCGCGTGACATGCACGGCGGCAACGGCATCCAGATCGAGTACCACGTGATGCGCCATACCGCGAACCTGGAAACCGTGAATACCTATGAAGGCACCCACGACGTCCACGCCCTGATCCTGGGCCGGGCAATCACGGGAATTCAGGCGTTTTCGTAA
- a CDS encoding extensin family protein, with amino-acid sequence MNFTAQKASRKWANGAFGRIAAAMVTAAAAALLIGMPVEPAWAAKTSRAAPWDDLFKHLEPRPRAKARRAAVPLPKPRPAEAPSAKPEEPAEKKQASPENDKARQQATPAPEPTPQPSACRLALTDEVAIAPSIPDIRGANGCGGEDLVRLEAIVLPDKRRVSVKPAAILRCTMASALAEWIRKDIVPLAERLGSSVSDLDNFDSFECRGRNRIVGAKLSEHGRANALDVRAFKLADGTSISLTDRTVPRQLREAVLHSMCARFSTVLGPGSDWYHEDHIHLDLMERRGNYRICQWDVWDPLPQRAPLLPAERPEEAPPREVAAKPDAAKSDDAKSDANRSDKPDANKSGAKPDAAKPDAESNGEKSEKAEPAREEKPATKKRRKNRRS; translated from the coding sequence ATGAACTTTACCGCGCAGAAAGCAAGCCGAAAATGGGCTAATGGCGCCTTTGGCCGCATTGCAGCGGCAATGGTTACCGCTGCCGCCGCGGCGCTGTTGATTGGCATGCCAGTCGAGCCGGCTTGGGCGGCGAAAACCTCGCGCGCCGCGCCGTGGGACGATTTGTTCAAGCATTTGGAGCCCCGCCCGCGAGCAAAGGCGCGCCGTGCGGCCGTGCCGCTCCCGAAGCCGCGTCCAGCCGAGGCACCGTCTGCCAAGCCTGAGGAGCCGGCCGAGAAGAAGCAGGCGTCGCCTGAGAACGACAAGGCCAGGCAGCAGGCCACACCCGCACCGGAGCCCACGCCACAGCCCTCCGCGTGCCGCCTGGCGCTGACGGACGAAGTCGCCATTGCGCCCAGCATCCCGGACATCCGCGGCGCCAATGGCTGCGGCGGCGAGGATCTGGTGCGGCTCGAGGCGATCGTGCTGCCGGACAAGCGACGGGTGTCGGTAAAGCCGGCGGCGATCCTGCGCTGTACCATGGCGTCCGCGCTGGCCGAGTGGATCCGCAAGGACATCGTGCCGCTGGCAGAACGCCTCGGCAGTTCCGTCTCCGATCTCGACAATTTCGATTCGTTCGAGTGCCGCGGTCGCAACCGTATCGTCGGCGCCAAGCTCTCCGAGCACGGTCGCGCCAACGCGCTCGACGTTCGCGCCTTCAAGCTCGCCGATGGCACCTCGATCTCGCTGACCGACCGCACCGTGCCGCGGCAATTGCGCGAGGCCGTATTGCATTCCATGTGCGCGCGGTTTTCGACCGTGCTCGGCCCGGGCTCGGATTGGTACCACGAGGACCACATCCATCTCGATCTGATGGAACGACGCGGCAATTACCGGATCTGCCAGTGGGACGTCTGGGACCCGCTGCCGCAGAGAGCGCCGCTATTGCCGGCGGAACGGCCCGAGGAAGCCCCGCCGCGCGAGGTCGCCGCCAAGCCCGACGCTGCCAAATCCGACGACGCCAAATCCGACGCGAACAGGTCTGACAAGCCTGATGCAAACAAGTCCGGTGCGAAGCCCGATGCGGCCAAGCCGGACGCTGAATCGAATGGCGAGAAATCGGAAAAGGCCGAGCCGGCGCGCGAGGAGAAGCCCGCAACGAAAAAGCGCCGGAAAAACCGGCGCTCTTGA